One genomic region from Paenibacillus antri encodes:
- a CDS encoding ABC transporter permease, with translation MFTAGIFWDYLKTYLKTRMQYRSDFWVEVFSDLLFLAMNLIFIVVIFEHTQLLDGWTREQIIFVYGYFMVPYGIFSAFFGLWGFTERYIVKGELDRVLTRPVHNLAQLMLENLDPPGLLSSIIGVAIMAYAWPALGVSLDWYDPLVFLLLVAGSVMVYGGIYIALTAVSFYSDSPTGILPLMYNIQSYGRYPITIYNKMLQLVLTWALPFAFVGFYPAAFFLEADDLLGYAWLTPVVGAVFLGFGLFVWNTGIKRYRGAGS, from the coding sequence CATTTTCTGGGACTATCTGAAGACTTATTTGAAGACGCGTATGCAATACCGGTCCGACTTCTGGGTGGAGGTGTTCTCGGACCTGTTGTTTCTGGCGATGAACCTCATCTTCATCGTCGTCATCTTCGAGCATACGCAGCTGCTCGACGGCTGGACAAGGGAGCAGATCATCTTCGTGTACGGGTACTTCATGGTGCCGTACGGCATCTTCTCCGCGTTTTTCGGTTTATGGGGATTTACGGAGCGGTATATCGTGAAGGGGGAGCTGGACCGGGTGCTTACGCGTCCGGTGCACAATCTCGCGCAGCTGATGCTGGAAAATCTCGACCCGCCGGGCCTGCTCTCCTCGATCATCGGCGTCGCGATCATGGCGTACGCCTGGCCGGCGCTCGGCGTCTCGCTCGATTGGTACGACCCGCTCGTCTTCCTGCTGCTCGTCGCGGGCTCGGTCATGGTGTACGGCGGCATCTATATCGCGTTAACCGCGGTCTCGTTCTACTCGGATTCGCCGACGGGCATCCTGCCGCTTATGTACAACATCCAGAGCTACGGGCGGTATCCGATTACGATCTACAACAAGATGTTGCAGCTCGTCCTGACGTGGGCGCTGCCGTTCGCCTTCGTCGGATTTTATCCGGCCGCGTTCTTCCTGGAGGCGGACGACTTGCTCGGCTACGCCTGGCTGACGCCGGTCGTCGGCGCCGTGTTCTTAGGGTTCGGGCTGTTCGTCTGGAATACGGGCATCAAGCGTTATAGGGGGGCCGGATCATGA
- the bcp gene encoding thioredoxin-dependent thiol peroxidase, whose translation MSENESKGKSAPKEIKLPIVGRKAPDFALPTGDGGTFKLSEQKGKKVVLYFYPQDQTPTCTQQACEFRDFHGKFAELGAIVVGVSPDPPKSHAKFAEKQALPFPLLSDESLKVCKKYGVWQLKKLYGREYMGVERSTFLIDEKGKLVRAWRKVRLKNHIADILKALE comes from the coding sequence ATGAGCGAAAACGAGAGCAAGGGCAAAAGCGCCCCTAAGGAAATCAAGCTGCCGATCGTCGGCCGCAAGGCGCCGGATTTCGCGCTGCCGACCGGGGACGGCGGGACGTTCAAGCTGAGCGAGCAGAAGGGGAAGAAGGTCGTCTTATACTTCTACCCGCAGGATCAGACGCCGACGTGCACGCAGCAAGCATGCGAGTTCCGCGACTTCCACGGCAAGTTCGCCGAGCTCGGCGCCATCGTCGTCGGCGTGTCGCCGGATCCGCCGAAGTCGCACGCGAAGTTCGCGGAGAAGCAGGCGCTGCCGTTCCCGCTGCTGTCGGACGAGTCGCTGAAGGTATGCAAGAAATACGGCGTCTGGCAGCTGAAGAAGCTGTACGGGCGCGAATATATGGGTGTCGAGCGCTCGACGTTCCTGATCGACGAGAAGGGCAAGCTCGTCCGCGCGTGGCGCAAGGTGCGGCTGAAAAATCATATCGCCGACATTCTGAAGGCGCTGGAATAG
- a CDS encoding GDYXXLXY domain-containing protein, with the protein MTRFRWVAILVLAQALVLLGLAGSSYAAVWFGKEVRLQTVPVDPRDILYGDYVTLSYDISRLSPSLWRGEALPEEGDAIYVAVAPKGDVYAAVAAYPSRVAVPPDQVLIKGLATWRWEQEIVVRYGLERFYVPEGTGLALEERAADMIVVAKIAPWGRATLTDVLPIK; encoded by the coding sequence ATGACGAGGTTTCGGTGGGTCGCGATTCTAGTCCTAGCGCAAGCGCTCGTCCTGCTCGGTCTCGCCGGCTCCTCCTACGCCGCCGTATGGTTCGGCAAGGAGGTGCGGCTGCAGACCGTCCCGGTCGACCCGCGCGACATTCTGTACGGCGACTACGTGACGTTGTCGTATGACATCAGTCGGCTCTCTCCGTCGTTATGGCGCGGCGAGGCGCTTCCCGAAGAAGGCGACGCGATCTATGTCGCGGTCGCGCCGAAGGGCGACGTCTACGCCGCGGTCGCCGCGTACCCGAGCCGCGTCGCGGTCCCGCCGGATCAAGTATTGATCAAGGGGCTCGCGACGTGGCGGTGGGAGCAAGAGATCGTCGTCCGATACGGGCTTGAGCGGTTTTACGTGCCGGAAGGCACCGGTCTCGCGCTGGAGGAGCGGGCGGCCGACATGATCGTCGTCGCGAAGATCGCGCCTTGGGGACGGGCGACGCTGACGGACGTGCTTCCGATAAAATAA
- a CDS encoding DUF2157 domain-containing protein, whose product MSRKWLAREGDRWVREEIVTPEQLARIRALYDDSPERSVGVLPLLGGLLLGLGVLSFVAANWQELANELRLALLLAVMLAAYAAGGRLLARGHERLGVAIASVGLFAFGGGMILVHQMFHMVMYGAATLVVWSAAGAALAYALRSRYLYVIAIILTFVAQGYSLSAFGGRFSWAAFAVLALGLAWFDFVRRGSRLVPALWSIGVVGQTLLLVLAMEWPFGAMFVPMALLYAAGDLLRGDRLRRAVQWPALAAAFLFALGIVLFAGPLGAPTPLDAWVYVPALLALFAVSAYAKRRRGDALSLLDWLPFAPFLYAAPSAVPVLYLVAAFAFALYALLRGYEEESRPRINAGTAAFLLATMAAYFKLTWAFLDKSLFFLIGGALLLALSGFLGRRKKVVLREATKEEER is encoded by the coding sequence ATGTCTAGAAAATGGCTCGCCCGCGAAGGCGACCGTTGGGTACGCGAAGAAATCGTCACGCCGGAGCAGCTCGCGCGCATCCGCGCCTTGTACGACGACAGCCCGGAGCGAAGCGTCGGCGTCCTGCCGCTGCTCGGCGGGCTGCTGCTCGGACTCGGAGTGCTCAGCTTCGTGGCCGCGAATTGGCAGGAGCTCGCGAACGAGCTGCGCCTGGCGCTGCTGCTCGCCGTCATGTTGGCGGCTTACGCCGCCGGGGGCCGTCTGCTCGCGCGCGGGCACGAACGGCTCGGCGTCGCGATCGCCAGCGTCGGCTTGTTCGCCTTCGGCGGCGGCATGATTCTCGTGCACCAGATGTTTCACATGGTCATGTACGGCGCGGCGACGCTCGTCGTCTGGTCCGCCGCCGGCGCGGCGCTCGCGTACGCGCTCCGCAGCCGGTATTTGTACGTCATCGCGATCATCTTGACGTTCGTGGCGCAAGGGTACAGCCTCAGCGCGTTCGGCGGCCGCTTCAGTTGGGCGGCGTTCGCCGTATTGGCGCTCGGCTTGGCATGGTTCGACTTCGTCCGCCGCGGGTCTCGTCTCGTCCCGGCGCTCTGGTCGATCGGCGTCGTCGGGCAGACGCTGCTGCTCGTCCTCGCGATGGAATGGCCGTTCGGCGCGATGTTCGTCCCGATGGCGCTGCTGTACGCCGCCGGCGATCTGCTGCGCGGCGACCGCTTGCGGCGCGCGGTTCAATGGCCCGCGCTCGCCGCGGCGTTCCTGTTCGCGCTCGGCATCGTCCTGTTCGCCGGACCGCTCGGCGCGCCGACGCCTCTCGACGCTTGGGTCTACGTCCCGGCGCTGCTGGCGCTGTTCGCCGTCTCGGCGTACGCGAAGCGCCGACGCGGCGACGCCTTGTCGCTGCTTGATTGGCTGCCGTTCGCGCCCTTCTTGTACGCCGCGCCGTCCGCGGTGCCCGTGCTGTACCTCGTAGCCGCGTTCGCGTTCGCGCTGTACGCGCTGCTCCGCGGCTACGAGGAGGAATCGCGGCCTCGCATTAACGCCGGCACCGCCGCGTTCCTGCTCGCGACGATGGCCGCCTACTTCAAGCTGACGTGGGCGTTCCTCGACAAGTCGCTCTTCTTCTTGATCGGCGGCGCCCTGCTGCTCGCCCTGAGCGGGTTCCTCGGCCGGCGGAAGAAGGTCGTGCTTCGGGAAGCGACGAAGGAGGAAGAGCGATGA
- a CDS encoding GyrI-like domain-containing protein — MTKIDYKKQDKSLYLPKERPDIVRVPRMTFIAIEGQGDPNGDEFASATAALYSLSYAAKMSYKSEAPPEGYYEYTVYPLEGVWDLIDVSVPPTVKSNLKYKLMIRQPAFLDDALFERLRRETSRKKPNPFLAGASFVSMEEGLCCQMMHVGSYDDEPASFATMEAYCRERGYRRTSLLHREIYISDPRKTEPSRRKTVLRIQVAPEA, encoded by the coding sequence ATGACGAAAATAGACTATAAGAAACAAGACAAGTCGTTGTATTTGCCGAAGGAACGTCCGGACATCGTTCGGGTGCCGCGCATGACGTTCATCGCGATCGAGGGGCAAGGGGATCCGAACGGGGACGAATTCGCGTCGGCGACCGCCGCGCTGTACAGCCTTAGCTATGCCGCGAAGATGTCCTACAAGAGCGAAGCCCCGCCGGAAGGCTACTACGAATACACGGTATACCCGCTTGAGGGCGTCTGGGATCTCATCGACGTGAGCGTACCGCCTACGGTGAAGAGCAACTTGAAGTACAAGCTCATGATCCGCCAGCCCGCGTTTCTCGACGACGCGCTGTTCGAGCGGCTTCGGCGGGAGACGAGCCGGAAGAAGCCGAATCCCTTCCTCGCCGGGGCTTCCTTCGTCTCGATGGAAGAGGGATTGTGCTGCCAGATGATGCATGTCGGCAGCTACGACGACGAGCCCGCCAGCTTCGCGACGATGGAAGCGTACTGCCGCGAGCGCGGTTACCGAAGAACGTCGCTCCTCCATAGAGAAATCTACATTTCGGACCCGCGGAAGACGGAGCCCTCCCGGAGGAAGACGGTATTGCGAATCCAGGTCGCGCCGGAAGCTTGA
- a CDS encoding VOC family protein → MIGKIASVSIYVEDQDKAVEFWTTQAGFVVRKDMPMGPSMRWIEVSPPNAGETVLVLYPKQAMPNAGELKPSMVFECSDIQGTYAEMKSNGVSFEGEPAKMGFGTFATFFDESGNRFGLRG, encoded by the coding sequence ATGATCGGCAAGATCGCCAGCGTTTCCATTTATGTAGAAGACCAGGACAAAGCGGTAGAATTTTGGACGACACAGGCGGGTTTCGTCGTTCGGAAGGACATGCCCATGGGGCCATCGATGCGTTGGATCGAGGTATCGCCGCCGAACGCCGGGGAAACCGTATTGGTCTTGTATCCGAAACAAGCGATGCCGAATGCCGGGGAGCTGAAACCGTCCATGGTGTTCGAATGCTCGGATATCCAAGGCACCTATGCCGAGATGAAGAGCAACGGCGTGTCCTTCGAGGGCGAGCCCGCGAAGATGGGCTTCGGCACGTTCGCTACGTTCTTCGACGAATCCGGCAACCGGTTCGGGCTGCGCGGGTAA
- a CDS encoding helix-turn-helix domain-containing protein yields the protein MFYKEYKPCAELEKYIKCFWIMERTYDDRVGRYEYLWPTGLTEILMISGSSFTQVIGSEEIRLSDRMLIGAHRKRFTLKNEGDAKLIGIRAYNHGAYLLFGLDPNAYAGSIVDYALPGLDAESLLRMDRPDVVDRLNDYCQAALKPSELLDVFYKIYREEQASVEELSARAHLSKRQLERKVKEYTSFTPSELKNIVRFDRARLKLLFTRDPLQAMHDAGYYDYSHFSREFKRYYDMTPKQFVDWLPFYGK from the coding sequence ATGTTCTATAAAGAGTATAAGCCCTGTGCGGAGCTGGAAAAGTACATCAAATGCTTCTGGATCATGGAGCGCACCTACGACGATCGCGTCGGCCGCTACGAATACTTATGGCCGACGGGGTTGACGGAAATCTTGATGATTTCCGGTTCTTCCTTTACTCAAGTCATCGGCTCGGAAGAAATTCGCTTGTCCGACCGCATGCTGATCGGCGCTCATCGTAAGCGATTTACGTTAAAAAACGAAGGCGACGCGAAGCTGATCGGCATCCGCGCGTACAATCACGGAGCGTACTTGCTGTTCGGCCTCGATCCGAACGCGTACGCCGGCTCGATCGTCGACTACGCGCTGCCCGGACTCGACGCGGAGTCCCTTCTTCGAATGGACCGTCCCGACGTCGTCGATCGGTTGAACGACTACTGCCAAGCCGCGCTTAAGCCGTCGGAGCTGCTGGACGTGTTCTACAAGATTTACCGGGAGGAACAGGCATCCGTGGAGGAGCTGAGCGCTAGAGCCCATCTGTCCAAGCGGCAGCTGGAACGCAAGGTGAAGGAGTACACCTCCTTCACCCCGTCGGAGCTGAAGAACATCGTCCGCTTCGATAGAGCCCGGCTCAAGCTGCTGTTCACTCGGGATCCGCTGCAGGCGATGCACGACGCGGGGTATTACGACTACTCGCACTTCAGCAGAGAGTTCAAGCGATATTACGACATGACGCCGAAGCAGTTCGTCGATTGGCTCCCCTTCTATGGAAAATGA
- a CDS encoding zf-TFIIB domain-containing protein, producing MKCPVCNDVRMREIEKNGVHIDVCPDCKGVWLDRGELDKLMLGVREVREEYNEWHREPPPQPPIPPYPQGKPRNDSDYNRYPPKYKKKNTVLDIFNDLF from the coding sequence ATGAAATGCCCGGTATGCAATGATGTACGGATGAGAGAAATAGAGAAGAACGGCGTGCACATCGATGTTTGCCCGGATTGCAAAGGAGTATGGCTCGACCGGGGGGAGCTGGATAAGCTGATGCTCGGGGTACGCGAAGTGCGGGAGGAATATAACGAATGGCACCGGGAACCGCCGCCCCAACCTCCGATTCCGCCTTATCCGCAAGGGAAGCCAAGGAACGATTCCGATTATAATCGCTACCCGCCGAAATATAAGAAGAAAAACACCGTGCTGGACATCTTCAACGATTTGTTTTAA
- a CDS encoding PH domain-containing protein — protein sequence MKNAESVADAPAGKRLHPVSMLYFLFRSGKELSGLLPLIPAVIWGADKLLGRSIERGGLTAFVVAAAAMLLVSVAWIRWLRFRYRVEHGVLYIEQGLWVRRKMWIAQDRIQSLDTTVAVYDRLFGLVRLEVETAGGDENAVLSSIAAAEAARIQAALGLGGGAASEDPEETPVERLLPGQGVRSMRFSLRRTLLLSVASGKFLLIWTVVVGGGVKLWDEWLRKTEIWDAMSGPLFAAGLPLAVGAFAAATWALAVAATFLLTYGFRLEAEGDTLTIERGVLEKKRRVIASRRIQAVRVTEHALLLPFGMASVRIVIAGGTDDEDKTVDVFPLLRVSELPALFETFLTDYRWPGSWKPVGKKAYHSYALFPALLASLAAAAAIVWLPTDWRWGALLLPPAVWAFGFMEFRRAAWSREGGLLALRSGAFSKKTVLIPRPRVQWHRRSQTPMQEGKRLATLKVAVATGKSGTAFSLRHADADDVRALSDWLSRKE from the coding sequence ATGAAGAACGCTGAATCGGTCGCGGACGCTCCCGCAGGCAAGCGGCTCCATCCCGTGTCGATGCTCTACTTTCTGTTCCGTTCCGGGAAGGAGCTGTCCGGCTTGCTGCCGCTCATTCCCGCCGTCATATGGGGCGCCGACAAGCTGCTGGGCCGATCGATCGAACGAGGGGGGCTCACCGCCTTCGTCGTCGCGGCCGCCGCCATGTTGTTGGTTTCCGTAGCTTGGATCCGCTGGCTGCGCTTCCGATACCGGGTAGAGCACGGCGTTCTGTACATCGAGCAAGGGTTATGGGTTCGTCGGAAAATGTGGATCGCCCAGGACCGCATTCAGTCCCTGGATACGACGGTAGCCGTGTACGATCGCCTCTTCGGCTTGGTCCGACTGGAGGTGGAGACGGCCGGAGGAGACGAGAACGCCGTACTCAGCTCCATCGCGGCGGCGGAGGCGGCCCGCATTCAGGCCGCGTTGGGCTTAGGCGGCGGCGCGGCGTCCGAGGACCCTGAAGAAACCCCTGTCGAGCGCCTCCTTCCGGGTCAAGGCGTTCGGAGCATGCGCTTTTCGCTCCGCCGAACGCTGCTCCTGAGCGTCGCCAGCGGCAAGTTCCTGCTGATCTGGACTGTCGTCGTCGGCGGCGGGGTGAAGCTGTGGGACGAATGGCTGCGGAAAACCGAAATCTGGGACGCGATGTCCGGCCCGTTGTTCGCCGCCGGCCTCCCTCTTGCGGTCGGTGCCTTCGCCGCCGCGACGTGGGCGCTTGCCGTCGCGGCCACCTTCCTGCTGACGTACGGGTTCCGGCTGGAGGCGGAGGGCGATACGCTTACGATCGAACGAGGGGTGCTGGAGAAGAAACGCAGGGTCATCGCGTCTCGGCGCATCCAGGCGGTACGGGTGACGGAGCACGCCCTGCTTCTGCCGTTCGGTATGGCCTCCGTCAGAATCGTGATCGCGGGCGGCACGGATGACGAGGACAAGACCGTCGACGTCTTCCCGCTCCTTCGCGTTTCGGAGCTGCCGGCGTTGTTCGAAACGTTCCTGACGGACTACCGCTGGCCGGGATCGTGGAAGCCCGTCGGCAAGAAGGCATATCACAGCTATGCATTGTTTCCCGCGCTGCTCGCGTCGCTCGCGGCGGCGGCCGCCATCGTCTGGCTGCCGACCGATTGGCGTTGGGGCGCGCTCCTGCTCCCGCCGGCCGTGTGGGCCTTCGGCTTCATGGAATTCCGTCGTGCGGCTTGGTCGCGGGAGGGGGGGCTGCTCGCTCTCCGCAGCGGGGCATTTTCCAAAAAGACGGTGTTGATCCCGCGCCCTCGCGTGCAATGGCATCGCCGCTCGCAGACGCCGATGCAAGAAGGGAAGCGGCTCGCTACCCTCAAGGTCGCCGTAGCGACGGGGAAATCCGGAACGGCTTTCTCGCTAAGGCATGCCGACGCCGACGACGTCCGCGCGCTGTCGGATTGGCTTTCGAGGAAGGAGTAA
- a CDS encoding PH domain-containing protein has protein sequence MKRIDPRAVQARRTEGWIASAADLTGLVILWALTARFDWPIWIPAAAAALSVLFVGIELIAMPKLLYRTWRYDVTEKEIELQHGLWVKKRSSIPMSRIQHVDSKQGPIQKRYGLSTVTFATAAGSHRIPALSEEEADRVRRQIAEWARVAEHEER, from the coding sequence GTGAAGAGAATCGACCCGCGGGCGGTGCAAGCCCGACGAACGGAAGGCTGGATCGCCAGCGCGGCCGACTTGACCGGTCTCGTCATTCTCTGGGCACTGACGGCGAGGTTCGACTGGCCGATCTGGATCCCCGCCGCGGCGGCCGCCCTCTCGGTCTTATTCGTCGGCATAGAGTTGATCGCCATGCCGAAGCTGCTCTATCGCACTTGGAGGTACGACGTCACGGAGAAGGAGATCGAGCTGCAGCACGGATTATGGGTGAAGAAGCGCTCGTCGATCCCGATGTCGAGAATCCAGCATGTCGACTCGAAGCAGGGACCGATTCAGAAGCGGTACGGATTGTCGACCGTCACGTTCGCCACGGCGGCCGGCAGCCATCGCATTCCGGCGCTGTCCGAGGAAGAAGCCGATCGCGTGCGCAGGCAGATCGCCGAGTGGGCAAGGGTAGCCGAGCATGAAGAACGCTGA
- the rlmD gene encoding 23S rRNA (uracil(1939)-C(5))-methyltransferase RlmD translates to MAKTNPRRPRPSAGPAPVSAADADKLNPGDTVVVTIKRLGINGEGVGYYKKKAMFVNGALPGEVVRVRVTKVEPRLLYGEAVKTEKRSPERTAPFCAWYDDCGGCSLQHLAYEGQLCEKEALVREAFARYAGIEADALPLAPIVGMDEPRAYRNKAQLQLGLGPNREVLAGLYASGSRRLVDIAGCPVQRTAVNDVMQTVKRIVQSLGLPLADASGYGRALETAPEDGEYAVRSGGRTAERGARGGGRAARRGPSALRTVVARAAVSTGETQLTFVTTGAELPSERALVAELRRALPNVVSIAHNVNGEDTPLVFGDKTRIVWGAERMKETLGDLTFELSPRAFFQLNPSQTVRLYERARAAAALTGGETLVDAYCGVGTISLWLAGAAGEVRGIEAVPEAVEDARRNAAANGIDNASFHVGLSEELLPRWAESGFRPDVVVVDPPRSGCDRRLLDALRRVRPKRIVYVSCNPSTLAKDAAALLAGGAYRLASVEPVDMFPHTAHVECVAAFDLGAEEERQPHSDRARTS, encoded by the coding sequence ATGGCGAAAACGAACCCCCGCCGCCCGCGCCCGTCCGCGGGACCGGCCCCCGTGTCCGCCGCCGACGCGGACAAGCTGAACCCAGGCGATACGGTCGTCGTAACGATCAAACGGCTCGGCATTAACGGCGAAGGCGTCGGCTATTACAAGAAGAAGGCGATGTTCGTGAACGGCGCCCTGCCCGGCGAGGTCGTGCGGGTCCGAGTGACGAAGGTCGAGCCTAGGCTGCTGTACGGCGAGGCGGTCAAGACGGAGAAGCGGTCTCCCGAGCGGACGGCGCCGTTCTGCGCGTGGTACGACGACTGCGGCGGCTGCTCGCTCCAGCATCTGGCGTACGAAGGCCAGCTTTGCGAGAAGGAAGCGCTCGTCCGCGAGGCGTTCGCCCGTTACGCGGGCATCGAAGCGGACGCTCTGCCGCTCGCGCCGATCGTCGGCATGGACGAACCCCGCGCGTACCGGAACAAGGCGCAGCTGCAGCTCGGGCTCGGACCGAACCGCGAGGTGCTCGCCGGGCTGTATGCGTCGGGCTCGCGGCGGCTCGTCGACATCGCCGGCTGCCCCGTACAGCGCACGGCCGTGAACGACGTCATGCAGACGGTCAAGCGCATCGTGCAGTCGCTCGGACTGCCGCTCGCCGACGCGTCAGGCTACGGCCGCGCCCTCGAGACCGCGCCGGAGGACGGCGAGTACGCCGTGCGCTCGGGCGGCCGGACGGCGGAGCGCGGCGCCCGCGGCGGCGGGCGCGCGGCCCGGCGAGGCCCGTCCGCGCTGCGCACGGTCGTGGCGCGCGCGGCCGTATCGACCGGCGAGACGCAGCTGACGTTCGTGACGACGGGCGCCGAGCTGCCGAGCGAGCGGGCGCTCGTCGCCGAGCTGCGGCGCGCGCTGCCGAACGTCGTCTCGATCGCGCACAACGTCAACGGCGAAGACACGCCGCTCGTGTTCGGCGACAAGACGCGCATCGTCTGGGGCGCGGAGCGCATGAAGGAAACGCTCGGCGACCTGACGTTCGAGCTGTCCCCGCGCGCCTTCTTCCAGCTGAACCCGTCGCAGACGGTTCGGCTGTACGAGCGCGCCCGGGCGGCCGCCGCCCTGACCGGCGGCGAAACTCTCGTCGACGCCTATTGCGGCGTCGGCACGATCTCGCTCTGGCTCGCCGGAGCGGCCGGGGAAGTGCGCGGCATCGAGGCCGTGCCCGAAGCCGTGGAGGACGCGCGCCGCAACGCCGCCGCGAACGGCATCGACAACGCCTCGTTCCACGTCGGCTTGTCGGAGGAGCTGCTGCCGCGCTGGGCCGAGAGCGGGTTCCGCCCCGACGTCGTCGTCGTCGACCCGCCCCGCTCCGGCTGCGACCGCCGGCTGCTCGACGCGCTGCGGCGCGTGCGCCCGAAGCGGATCGTCTACGTCTCGTGCAACCCGTCGACGCTCGCGAAAGACGCCGCGGCGCTGCTCGCGGGCGGCGCGTACCGGCTCGCGTCCGTCGAGCCGGTCGATATGTTCCCTCACACGGCCCATGTAGAGTGCGTCGCGGCGTTCGACCTCGGCGCCGAAGAGGAGCGGCAGCCGCATTCGGACAGAGCGCGAACGTCGTGA